In Montipora foliosa isolate CH-2021 chromosome 13, ASM3666993v2, whole genome shotgun sequence, one DNA window encodes the following:
- the LOC137983655 gene encoding integrase/recombinase xerD homolog, which produces MNRYLLECRKFMRWCNDVKAQFVLPQEPVVVAAYLSQLHRKTGSPSTVSMAYAALVWLHDVVDVTCSNNPLKTGVCRNVVEAAKRNGTQRKNRKLPLSIDMDMVKIIVAKHGKVDANLKDLRISVIVLLGFEGFFRFNELANMKASHITFADDHMSIVLPSSKTDVYREGNKAIIARTDNATCPVSMVLRYMSAARMDHNADSLLIRQLVFQKNYNTYVLRNKGISYSRCQEIFLEALKALGYNSKLFGLHSLRSGGATAAVTSPSGPVSDRLLKLHGRWKSDYA; this is translated from the coding sequence ATGAATAGATATTTACTTGAGTGTCGAAAATTTATGCGTTGGTGCAATGATGTTAAGGCTCAATTCGTTTTGCCACAAGAGCCTGTTGTTGTAGCGGCCTATTTGTCTCAGCTTCACAGGAAGACTGGTTCTCCCAGCACTGTTAGTATGGCTTATGCTGCATTAGTTTGGCTACACGATGTAGTAGATGTAACTTGTAGTAATAATCCTTTGAAAACCGGAGTGTGTAGAAATGTTGTTGAAGCCGCGAAACGTAATGGCACACAACGGAAGAATAGGAAGCTCCCTCTCTCTATTGATATGGATATGGTCAAGATAATAGTTGCTAAACATGGCAAGGTAGACGCTAATCTAAAAGATCTGCGAATTTCAGTCATAGTTCTCTTAGGTTTTGAAGGTTTCTTCAGATTCAATGAGTTAGCAAATATGAAAGCTTCGCATATAACTTTCGCAGATGACCATATGTCCATTGTTTTACCAAGTAGTAAAACAGATGTCTACAGGGAAGGTAATAAAGCTATTATTGCTAGAACGGACAATGCCACTTGTCCAGTTAGTATGGTCCTTAGGTATATGTCTGCTGCAAGAATGGACCATAATGCAGACAGTCTCCTAATCAGGCAGTTAGTATTTCAGAAAAATTATAATACTTATGTTTTAAGGAACAAAGGAATTTCGTATTCTAGGTGTCAAGAAATCTTTTTGGAAGCTCTCAAGGCTCTAGGTTACAACTCCAAACTTTTTGGGTTACACAGTCTTAGGTCTGGTGGGGCAACTGCTGCCGTAACTTCACCTAGCGGCCCTGTATCAGACAGGTTATTAAAATTACACGGGCGATGGAAATCCGATTACGCCTAA